One Euzebyales bacterium DNA segment encodes these proteins:
- a CDS encoding DUF427 domain-containing protein translates to MPTTTRGWVRVEDGPKRVRVLFGGSYVADTTNVKLVWERPYYPTYYIPTADVRDGVLVDTGDRDHSPSRGDAQIHDVLVDGNRARRAALVYRDPALADLANLVRIDWEAMDAWFEEDEQVYVHPRDPYKRIDVLSSSRRIRVELDGVTIADSHQPRMLFETGLPTRYYLPKTDVRMDLLTPTEHTTRCPYKGTAEYYAVTVNGTTHDNAVWWYRHPTLESTAIAGHVCFYNERTDIYIDGELQERPRTPFS, encoded by the coding sequence ATGCCAACAACCACCCGCGGATGGGTGCGCGTCGAGGACGGCCCCAAGCGCGTACGCGTGCTCTTCGGCGGCAGCTACGTGGCCGACACCACCAACGTCAAGCTCGTCTGGGAGCGTCCCTACTACCCCACCTACTACATCCCAACGGCTGACGTCCGCGACGGCGTGCTGGTCGACACCGGCGACCGCGACCACTCACCGAGCCGCGGCGACGCCCAGATCCACGATGTCCTGGTCGACGGCAACCGTGCCCGACGCGCGGCGCTGGTCTACCGCGACCCCGCGCTGGCGGACCTCGCCAACCTGGTGCGGATCGACTGGGAGGCGATGGACGCGTGGTTCGAGGAGGACGAGCAGGTCTACGTCCATCCGCGTGACCCCTACAAGCGGATCGACGTCCTGTCGAGCTCTCGGCGCATCCGCGTCGAGCTCGACGGCGTGACCATCGCCGACAGCCACCAGCCGCGCATGCTGTTCGAGACGGGCCTGCCCACCCGCTACTACCTGCCCAAGACCGACGTGCGGATGGACCTGCTGACACCGACCGAGCACACCACGAGGTGCCCCTACAAGGGCACGGCGGAGTACTACGCCGTCACGGTCAACGGGACAACGCACGACAACGCCGTGTGGTGGTACAGGCATCCGACGCTGGAGAGCACGGCGATCGCCGGGCACGTGTGCTTCTACAACGAGCGCACCGACATCTACATCGACGGCGAGCTGCAGGAGCGTCCGAGGACGCCGTTCAGCTGA
- a CDS encoding DUF2277 domain-containing protein has product MCRSIQQLRGAEPAATESEIRDAALQYVRKISGYRVPSQTNAEAFQAAVDRIAEATGQLLDELVVAPGSKPALPVQRRLRAARS; this is encoded by the coding sequence ATGTGCCGGAGCATCCAGCAGCTGAGGGGCGCCGAGCCCGCAGCGACCGAGTCCGAGATCCGCGACGCCGCGCTGCAGTACGTGCGAAAGATCAGCGGCTACCGCGTGCCGTCGCAGACCAACGCCGAGGCGTTCCAGGCGGCCGTCGACCGGATAGCCGAGGCGACCGGTCAGCTGCTCGACGAGCTCGTCGTGGCACCCGGCTCCAAGCCGGCGCTGCCGGTCCAGCGACGCCTGCGCGCAGCACGGTCGTGA